Proteins from a single region of Starkeya sp. ORNL1:
- a CDS encoding type II secretion system F family protein gives MANFNYRALTQNGELVSGSIAASSAAEVARRIEFLGLVPVETVLAGDASAMTRLSLSFSRPRPADVTIFTRDLALLLRAGARLDDGLELLADDADLGRLRPVVGKIRADVMAGESFADAIAVHPKLFPAVYVALVRVGEASGTLDRTLELLAGERARAEELRRTLLEALQYPAFVLVAAGGVLVFFLLFVLPQFSNVLRDMGAKLDPGVEALLDLSDLMQAHMMEVAVAAALLPLAAWLVLRRPGARATVVAGLARLPIVRTILTFQRAAVFCRNLGILLGNGVTLTSALRIIVDVMAVGDDAVAWTAAADRVRHGGRLSEAFAASDILPPMAIRMLRLGEETGQLAMLSGRVADFYEAKLQRSLARVVAIIGPLAIVTISVVVGGLIVSVMTALLSVSQSIG, from the coding sequence ATGGCGAATTTCAACTACCGGGCGCTGACGCAGAATGGCGAGCTTGTAAGCGGATCGATCGCCGCCTCCAGCGCGGCGGAGGTGGCACGGCGCATCGAATTCCTCGGTCTGGTGCCGGTCGAGACCGTGCTGGCCGGCGACGCCTCGGCCATGACGCGCCTCAGTCTGTCGTTCTCCCGGCCGCGTCCGGCCGACGTTACCATCTTCACCCGCGACCTCGCCTTGCTGCTCAGGGCCGGCGCCCGCCTCGACGACGGTCTGGAGCTCCTCGCCGACGACGCCGATCTCGGACGGCTGCGGCCGGTGGTCGGCAAGATCCGCGCGGACGTGATGGCGGGTGAAAGCTTCGCCGACGCAATCGCCGTCCATCCGAAGCTGTTTCCCGCCGTCTATGTCGCGCTGGTTCGGGTCGGCGAAGCGTCGGGCACGCTCGATCGCACGCTCGAACTCCTCGCCGGCGAGCGGGCCCGTGCCGAGGAGCTGCGGCGCACGCTGCTCGAGGCATTGCAATATCCCGCTTTCGTGCTGGTGGCGGCCGGCGGCGTCCTCGTCTTCTTCCTGTTGTTCGTGCTGCCGCAATTCTCCAACGTGCTGCGCGACATGGGCGCCAAGCTCGATCCCGGCGTGGAGGCGCTGCTCGATCTGTCCGACCTCATGCAGGCGCACATGATGGAAGTCGCTGTGGCCGCCGCGCTGCTGCCACTCGCGGCATGGCTGGTGCTGCGCCGGCCCGGCGCCCGCGCCACGGTGGTCGCCGGCCTGGCGCGCCTTCCCATTGTGCGGACCATCCTCACCTTCCAGCGCGCCGCCGTGTTCTGCCGCAATCTCGGCATCCTGCTCGGCAATGGCGTAACGCTGACGTCGGCGCTGCGCATCATCGTCGACGTCATGGCGGTGGGCGACGACGCCGTGGCATGGACCGCGGCAGCCGATCGCGTGCGCCATGGCGGCAGGCTCTCGGAAGCCTTCGCGGCGAGCGACATCCTGCCCCCCATGGCGATCCGCATGCTGCGCCTCGGCGAGGAGACCGGGCAGCTCGCCATGCTGTCGGGGCGCGTCGCCGATTTCTACGAGGCCAAGCTGCAGCGCTCGCTCGCGCGGGTGGTCGCCATCATCGGCCCGCTCGCCATCGTGACGATCAGCGTCGTGGTGGGCGGCCTGATCGTCTCGGTCATGACCGCGCTGCTGTCGGTCAGCCAAAGCATTGGATAG
- a CDS encoding GspE/PulE family protein produces MTADSTGDFVSYLAQGNHGGQGLVPSLPPSVPAGPNALRKIWESTDLAAGDFADAVARFYRLTRIGLPQLMAAPSLVKRFSPRFLREMMVLPYRAADGTACLAVGDPTDTAGLRAAEIVLGTPVVLMVASFEDIATALTERLGGDDAPPTETADPASERAHDDVDSLRDLASGAPVVRAVNDLMEKAIELRASDIHIGPFRNGLEVRMRVDGLLRPVSAPAGVLPQAVISRIKILAGLNIAERRLPQDGAARLRLGRSELDVRVAIMPTQHGEAAVIRLLPRDRGLLSIEKLGLGARDRATLTHLLSLPHGMIIVTGPTGSGKTTTLATMLSILNEPTRKILTIEDPVEYEIRGIYQSQVKPAIGLTFAAALRAFVRQDPDVIMVGEVRDPETAHIAVHASLTGHLVLTTLHTETAAASVPRLLDLGVEGFLLKSTLRAVIAQRLVRQLCDRCKRTRTLTCDDIDAEPRYAALGFAAGETVHEPGGCERCGGAGYRGRIGVFEILTLSDEIRELIDRHAGATALDKAAVAAGMTTMLDDGIAKCRAGMTSAAEVLRVTTVR; encoded by the coding sequence ATGACAGCCGACAGTACCGGCGACTTCGTGAGCTACCTGGCGCAGGGCAATCATGGCGGCCAGGGGCTCGTCCCATCGCTTCCCCCGAGCGTGCCCGCCGGCCCGAACGCGCTACGCAAGATCTGGGAATCGACCGATCTCGCGGCGGGCGATTTTGCCGATGCGGTGGCGCGCTTCTATCGACTGACGCGGATCGGCCTCCCGCAGCTGATGGCGGCGCCGTCGCTGGTAAAGCGCTTCTCGCCGCGCTTCCTGCGCGAGATGATGGTGTTGCCCTATCGCGCCGCCGACGGCACGGCGTGCCTCGCGGTCGGCGACCCCACCGATACGGCGGGCCTGCGCGCCGCCGAGATCGTGCTCGGCACTCCAGTGGTGCTGATGGTGGCTTCGTTCGAGGATATAGCGACGGCGCTGACCGAGCGCCTCGGCGGCGACGATGCGCCGCCCACCGAGACCGCGGACCCCGCCTCCGAGCGCGCCCATGACGACGTCGACAGCCTGCGCGATCTCGCCAGCGGCGCGCCGGTGGTGCGCGCCGTCAATGATCTCATGGAGAAGGCGATCGAGCTGCGCGCCAGCGACATCCATATCGGGCCGTTCCGCAACGGGCTCGAGGTGCGCATGCGCGTCGACGGCCTGCTGCGCCCGGTTTCGGCGCCGGCCGGCGTGCTGCCGCAGGCTGTGATTTCGCGCATCAAGATCCTTGCCGGCCTCAACATCGCCGAACGCCGCCTGCCGCAGGACGGCGCCGCGCGGCTGCGGCTCGGCCGCTCCGAACTCGATGTCCGCGTCGCCATCATGCCGACGCAGCACGGCGAAGCGGCGGTGATCCGACTGCTGCCCAGGGACCGCGGCCTGCTGTCGATCGAAAAGCTCGGCCTCGGCGCCCGCGATCGCGCCACCCTCACCCATTTGCTGAGCTTGCCGCACGGCATGATCATCGTCACCGGGCCGACCGGCAGCGGCAAGACCACGACGCTGGCGACGATGCTGTCGATCCTCAACGAGCCGACGCGCAAGATCCTCACCATCGAGGATCCGGTCGAGTACGAGATCCGCGGTATCTACCAGTCGCAGGTCAAGCCGGCGATCGGCCTCACCTTCGCGGCGGCGCTGCGCGCCTTCGTGCGCCAGGATCCGGATGTCATCATGGTCGGCGAGGTACGCGACCCCGAGACCGCGCACATCGCGGTGCACGCCTCCCTCACCGGCCATCTGGTGCTGACGACGCTGCACACAGAGACGGCGGCCGCCTCGGTGCCGCGTCTGCTCGATCTCGGCGTCGAAGGCTTCCTGCTGAAGTCGACGCTGCGCGCCGTGATCGCCCAGCGCCTGGTGCGCCAACTGTGCGACCGCTGCAAGAGGACGCGCACGCTCACCTGCGACGACATCGACGCCGAGCCCCGCTATGCCGCGCTGGGCTTTGCCGCGGGCGAGACCGTGCATGAGCCCGGCGGCTGCGAGCGCTGCGGCGGCGCCGGCTATCGCGGGCGCATCGGCGTCTTCGAGATACTGACGCTCTCTGACGAGATCCGCGAACTGATCGACCGCCATGCCGGGGCGACCGCCCTCGACAAGGCGGCGGTCGCGGCCGGCATGACCACCATGCTCGATGACGGCATCGCCAAGTGCCGGGCCGGCATGACCTCGGCCGCGGAAGTCCTTCGCGTCACCACCGTGCGCTGA